From a region of the Babylonia areolata isolate BAREFJ2019XMU chromosome 21, ASM4173473v1, whole genome shotgun sequence genome:
- the LOC143296114 gene encoding putative RNA-binding protein EIF1AD, translating into MSRITKRKYVVQEVMEYVLPSENQQIVKVTAGRGNNLHEVIDAKNQTFLVSMPCKFRKNIWVKRGSFIIIDPIEEGNKVKGEIANILLQAQIQYIQEQGLWPETFGQREAKSTNYIDEDMMPPSDSDDEDLASRVWNANKGSQLYEDQSSDEEESEEEDEVDDDNEEEEEEEEGEEDVQEEAGGSEEKSQS; encoded by the exons ATGTCCAGGATTACCAAGAGGAAGTATGTGGTGCAGGAAGTGATGGAATATGTGTTGCCTTCTGAGAATCAGCAGATAGTGAAG GTCACAGCAGGCAGGGGAAACAATCTCCATGAGGTTATTGATGCCAAGAACCAGACTTTCCTCGTCAGCATGCCTTGCAAGTTTCGTAAGAACATCTGGGTTAAACGAG GCAGCTTTATCATCATTGATCCCATTGAGGAGGGGAACAAGGTGAAGGGGGAAATCGCCAACATTCTCTTACAGGCACAAATTCAGTACATCCAGGAACAAGGACTCTG GCCCGAGACCTTTGGACAGAGAGAGGCCAAATCCACCAACTACATTGATGAGGACATGATGCCACCATCGGATTCGGATGATGAGGACTTGGCCTCAAGGGTGTGGAATGCAAACAAAGGCAGTCAGCTTTATGAGGACCAGTCTTCAGATGAGGAAgaaagtgaggaggaggatgaagtggatgatgacaatgaggaggaggaggaggaggaggaaggggaggaagatgtTCAGGAGGAAGCGGGTGGTTCAGAAGAAAAGAGCCAGAGCTGA
- the LOC143296001 gene encoding barrier-to-autointegration factor-like, with protein MSTSQKHRNFTSEPMSEKPVTELAGIGEVLGQRLKDKGFDLAYVVLGQFLVLKKNKEMFRDWLKDTCSANAKQTSDCYSCLKEWCDNFL; from the exons ATGAGTACATCCCAGAAGCACAGAAACTTCACAAGTGAGCCAATGAGTGAAAAGCCTGTCACAGAGCTGGCTGGCATTGGTGAAGTATTGGGGCAAAGATTGAAAGATAAAGGCTTCGACCTA GCTTACGTAGTGCTGGGGCAGTTCCTTGTtttgaagaagaataaggagatgTTCAGAGACTGGCTGAAAGATACATGTTCAGCCAATGCCAAGCAAACGAGTGACTGCTACTCATGTTTAAAGGAATGGTGCGACAACTTTCTGTGA